CGAGGCCTCGCTGGGCGATCCGAATGCCCGTTCCTCGCTCACCGTCTCGCCCTTCCGCCGCCCGACGGTGGAATGCATGCCGACGGATGCCAAGGCCGGCTGCCTCTATCCGAACAATGCCCGCATGCTGGTGGAGGCCCGCAAGCGCGGCTTCGACAACGCGCTGGTGCGCGACATGCTGGGCAATGTCGCCGAGACCGCCTCGTCCAACATCTTCATGGTGCGCGACGGCGTCGTCTTCACCCCCGCCGCCAACCACACCTTCCTTGCCGGCATCACGCGCAGCCGCGTCATCGGCCTTTTGCGGGACGCGGGCTTCGACGTGGTCGAGACCACGCTCACCCCGGCCGATTTTTCAGCCGCCGACGAGATCTTCACCTCCGGCAACTATTCCAAGGTCGTCCCCGTCACCCGCTTCGAGGACCGCGACCTTCCCCACGGCCCCATCACCGCCAAGGCCCGCGACCTCTATTTCGACTGGGCGCATTCGAACGGCGATGCGTGAATGAGGAAAGGCCGGCGGGAAGGCCGCTTCGGTCATACCGGCGGTCCCCCTCATCCGCCTGCCGGCCCCTTTTCCCCGTCGAGGAGAAGGGGGAATGCTGCCAGCGTCTCATTTTCCCTTCTCCCTTCGGGGAGAAGGTGGCCCGAAGGGTCGGATGAGCGGGCTGCCGCCAGTAGCGATGCCTGTCGAAGCCCAGCAAGGTCCTTGCCCTATTCCTGCCCCGCCGCATCCTGCGTCGTATTGTCCCCCGTCTCGGCGCGCTTCTTCGCCGCCGCCTCGCGCTCGCTTTCCCGCACCACATGCAGGAATTCCGCGGCAATCGGCGGGGAGACTTCCACCGTCTTCTTCTGCTTGTCGTAGATGCAGACATAGGTGATCTGGCTCTTCGATTCCGGCGAAAGCCCCTCGATCGCCGCGATGCCGAAGGATTGCGTGCCGGTCGGCTCGACGAAGACGTTCGGCGTTCCCAGCACTTCCGGCAGGCTGGCAAGGCAGCTTTTCTCCACATCCGCGCGGAATTCCTCCCAGGCATCGGAGGAAGAGGCATGGGCGCCGGCGGCGGCAAGCGAGAGGGCGAGGGCGGAAAGGGGGATGATGCGCATGGAGGGCTCCGGGTTGGCGGGAAGGGGCGAAACGCCGCGAATCGGAAAGGGGTTCCGCCCGCCCTTGATCCGGCACGCGAAACGGGAAGGATTTTGCCGCATGTCAGGAAAATTTGGAAGGCGGGCGGTTGCCTCTTCCGGTTGCCGCTCCTATGTTCCGCTCACGGATTTCCTTCACAAAATTCCGTCGCCAGAGCAATTCCAGCATTGGCCGGGAAACCGGCCCGCCTTCGGAATTGCGGCAAACAAAGAGGAGACACCATCATGGCTTTCGAACTTCCGCCGCTTCCCTACGATTACGACGCGCTCGCGCCCTTCATGTCGCGCGAGACCCTCGAATATCACCACGACAAGCACCACAAGGCCTATGTCGACAACGGCAACAAGCTGGCGGAGGAAGCGGGCCTTGCGAACCTCTCCCTCGAAGAGATCGTCAAGAAGTCCTACGGCACCAACCAGGGCCTCTTCAACAATGCCGGCCAGCACTACAACCACGTCCATTTCTGGAAGTGGATGAAGAAGGGCGGCGGCGGCAAGAGCCTGCCGGGCGCGCTGCAGAAGGCGATCGACAGCGATCTGGGCGGCTATGACAAGTTCAAGGCCGATTTCGTCGCCGCCGGCACCACGCAGTTCGGCTCCGGCTGGGCCTGGCTCTCCGTCAAGGACGGCAAGCTCGCCATCTCCAAGACCCCGAACGGCGAGAACCCGCTGGTCCACGGCGCGGAACCGATCCTCGGCGTCGATGTGTGGGAACACTCCTACTACATCGACTACCGCAACGCCCGCCCGAAATACCTCGAAGCCTTCGTCGACAGCCTGATCAACTGGGACTACGTCCTGGAGCGCTACGAAGCCGCAACGAAGTAAGCTTTCGGCTTATCGGATTTTGGAAACCCCGGTCGGAAACGGCCGGGGTTTTTGTTTGGCTAGCCTTCTTCTCCAGCTGCCGAAAAGGAACGGGTTTTTCAATTTCGTCCGATGTGTGATATTGTGCTGGCATGTACACAAGCCAGTACGGATGGCCACCATGAGCAGCACGACGATGACGATCCGCGTCAGCACCGACATCAAGGAAAAGCTCGACAGGCTGGCGGCGGACACGCGCCGCAGCCGCTCCTTCCTCGCCGCCGAGGCGGTCTCGGCCTATGTCGCAAGGGAACTGGCGATCGTAGAGGGCATCAGCGAAGGCCTTGAGGACGTTCGCAAGGGGCGGACGGTTTCGCATGAGGAAGCCATGTCCGAACTCGCCTCCGCGATCGATACGGCTGAGCGCGACCGGTCGTGAAGCGTCCCGTCCGATGGTCCAGCGCGGCCCTCGATGACCTGAAGCAGCAGGTCCGCCACATCGCGAAGGACGATCCCGCAGCGGCACGCTCGGTTGCCGCGCGGATCGGTGCGGCGGCGGTCCTGCTGGGCGAACGCGCCGTCGGCCGGCCGGGCCGGGTCGGCGGCACCTACGAGAAATCGGTGAGCGGTCTTCCCTATGTTCTCGCCTATTGCATGAAGATGACCGAGGGGCGGGAGACCCTGTTCATCCTGCGTGTCATCCATGCCGCGCGGCAATGGCCGCGCGAGGAATGGCCGGAATAGGGCAAATCCCGCAAAAGTGCATCGCGGTTTTTCGTCCGGAATGCGTGAAACGCTTAGGAACCTGTCGCCGCCCGGTTCTCCGCCCAGCCGGAAATCCAGATCTGCCGCAGCCCGTCGCCTTCGCCGCGAAAGTGCCCGCCCGTCGCTTCGCAGGCCTCCACCCGGTCCGCGCGGAAATTGCGGATGGCCTGGCGCAGCTCGCACCAGGCGACGATGTTCGCCGTTTCCGAATAGTAGATGAGCGCGATGGGGCGGATGGTGCGCTCGGTGGCGCGGGCATATTCGTCGCGGTAGTCGATGAGCAGCTTCTCCTCGTCGCGGATCGCCCGGCGCACCGTGGCAAGGTCGATGCCCTCGGGCTGGCGCGGCGCGGTGCCCCAGGCGTGCAGCGCGCGGGCGGAAAGCGTTTGGCGCAGCGGCGGCGGCACGGCGCCGGCGACCTTCTCGCCCACCCTTCTGGCGGCCGCCTTCAGCTCCGCGTCCCCTGTTCGCTCCAGAAGGGCGAGCGCCAGCACCACGGCCTCCGTCTCCTCGATGGTGAACATCAGCGGCGGCAGGTCGAAGCCGGGACGCAGGATATAGCCGATGCCGCGCTCGCCCTCGACCGGCACGCGCATCGCCTGCAGCGCGGCGATGTCGCGGTAGATCGAGCGCGCCGTCACCTCCAGCCGTTCGGCGATCTCGGCCGCGGTCACCGGCTGGCGGGCGAGCCTGAGGATCTGGATGATCTCGAAGAGCCGGGATGCCTTGCGCATGGTTTTCTCCGTCACAACTGACACACCCCTGTCAGTTGGCCTTCGCTATAGCACGCCTCAAGCGCTTGAAACGAAAGGCAGCATAGGGCTGCGGCGCGGCAAAAGGCAACGGCCAACTGACATGACCTATAGCGAAAACCTCTGGCTCTTCTTCCTGCTCGTCTCCGGCATCATCATCGTGCCGGGCATGGACATGGTCTTCGTGCTGGCAAGCGCGCTTTCCGGCGGTCGCAGGGCGGGGCTCTCGGCGACCTTCGGCATCATGGCGGGCGGTCTGGTGCACACGCTTTATGCCGCCCTCGGCGTCGGCATGCTGCTGCATTTCGCGCCGAAACTCTTCAACGGGCTGCTGGTGCTCGGTGCGGCCTATGTCGCCTTCATCGGCTGGCAACTCTTCCGCAGCTCCATCGTCATCGGCGACGTCGATGGCCTCGAGCGGCGCGGCCTTGCCACGCGTTTCCGCCAGGGCGCGCTGACGAGCCTCATGAACCCCAAGGCCTATCTCTTCATGCTCGCCGTCTTCCCGCAGTTCCTGCGCCCGGAATTCGGGCCGCTCTGGCGCCAGACGCTCGTCATGCTGCTGATGATCTGGGCGACGCAGCTTGCCGTCTATGGCGGCCTCGCATTCGCCGCCGCCAAGAGCCGCGCCGCGCTCGTCGGCAGTCCCGCCGCCACCCGCCTGATCGGCCGCGCGGCGGGCGTGCTGCTCGTCGCGATCGCCATGGTCACGGTATGGCGGGGCTGGGGGACGGTTTGAGGTCTTCGGCCGGTGCCGCGGGCCTTGCCGCGAACAGGCGCTTCAGCGCGACATGCAGGAGAAGGACGACCAATATGGAGGTATAGCCGTCGATCAGGTAGTGCCAGCCGAAGAGCGCCGAGCTCATGAGGATGATGAAGACATAGGCAAA
The Shinella zoogloeoides DNA segment above includes these coding regions:
- a CDS encoding superoxide dismutase — protein: MAFELPPLPYDYDALAPFMSRETLEYHHDKHHKAYVDNGNKLAEEAGLANLSLEEIVKKSYGTNQGLFNNAGQHYNHVHFWKWMKKGGGGKSLPGALQKAIDSDLGGYDKFKADFVAAGTTQFGSGWAWLSVKDGKLAISKTPNGENPLVHGAEPILGVDVWEHSYYIDYRNARPKYLEAFVDSLINWDYVLERYEAATK
- a CDS encoding YafY family protein codes for the protein MRKASRLFEIIQILRLARQPVTAAEIAERLEVTARSIYRDIAALQAMRVPVEGERGIGYILRPGFDLPPLMFTIEETEAVVLALALLERTGDAELKAAARRVGEKVAGAVPPPLRQTLSARALHAWGTAPRQPEGIDLATVRRAIRDEEKLLIDYRDEYARATERTIRPIALIYYSETANIVAWCELRQAIRNFRADRVEACEATGGHFRGEGDGLRQIWISGWAENRAATGS
- a CDS encoding branched-chain amino acid aminotransferase, yielding MPVDTSPRSATWTFVDGEWISGNPPLIGPTSHAMWLGSTVFDGARWFDGIAPDLDLHCQRINRSAEALGLAATVSPEEIEALAWEGVKKFDGRTAIYIKPMYWAEHGSPISVVAPDAGSTCFALCLFEASLGDPNARSSLTVSPFRRPTVECMPTDAKAGCLYPNNARMLVEARKRGFDNALVRDMLGNVAETASSNIFMVRDGVVFTPAANHTFLAGITRSRVIGLLRDAGFDVVETTLTPADFSAADEIFTSGNYSKVVPVTRFEDRDLPHGPITAKARDLYFDWAHSNGDA
- a CDS encoding CopG family ribbon-helix-helix protein — encoded protein: MSSTTMTIRVSTDIKEKLDRLAADTRRSRSFLAAEAVSAYVARELAIVEGISEGLEDVRKGRTVSHEEAMSELASAIDTAERDRS
- a CDS encoding LysE family translocator encodes the protein MTYSENLWLFFLLVSGIIIVPGMDMVFVLASALSGGRRAGLSATFGIMAGGLVHTLYAALGVGMLLHFAPKLFNGLLVLGAAYVAFIGWQLFRSSIVIGDVDGLERRGLATRFRQGALTSLMNPKAYLFMLAVFPQFLRPEFGPLWRQTLVMLLMIWATQLAVYGGLAFAAAKSRAALVGSPAATRLIGRAAGVLLVAIAMVTVWRGWGTV
- a CDS encoding type II toxin-antitoxin system RelE/ParE family toxin, producing the protein MKRPVRWSSAALDDLKQQVRHIAKDDPAAARSVAARIGAAAVLLGERAVGRPGRVGGTYEKSVSGLPYVLAYCMKMTEGRETLFILRVIHAARQWPREEWPE